The following proteins come from a genomic window of Streptomyces sp. Sge12:
- a CDS encoding acyl carrier protein, with the protein MSDRLTLEELAVLMKKAGITVDPTELASRPHSAFDEYGLDSLGLLGIVGELENRRGRALPTHADRCKTPGEFLDLVNHSLMTGA; encoded by the coding sequence ATGTCCGACCGGCTGACCCTGGAGGAACTGGCCGTCCTGATGAAGAAGGCCGGTATCACCGTCGATCCCACCGAGCTGGCGAGCCGTCCGCACTCCGCCTTCGACGAGTACGGCCTCGATTCGCTGGGCCTGCTCGGGATCGTCGGCGAACTGGAGAACCGGCGCGGGCGGGCCCTGCCCACCCACGCCGACCGCTGCAAGACCCCCGGGGAATTCCTCGACCTCGTCAACCACAGTCTGATGACCGGAGCCTGA
- a CDS encoding SRPBCC family protein yields the protein MPGHTENEITVNAPVDVVWEMTNDLPNWPNLFSEYASLEILEEQGDTTRFRLTMHPDENGKVWSWVSERTVDRKGLTVRARRVETGPFAHMDIHWQYFKVPGGTRMKWTQDFAMKPDAPVDDAWMTDNINRNSPIQMALIRDKIEKRQREGRAPAVSRV from the coding sequence ATGCCTGGACACACCGAGAACGAGATCACCGTCAACGCGCCCGTGGACGTCGTGTGGGAGATGACCAACGATCTCCCGAACTGGCCGAACCTGTTCAGCGAGTACGCCTCCCTCGAGATCCTCGAGGAGCAGGGCGACACCACCCGCTTCCGCCTGACCATGCACCCCGACGAGAACGGCAAGGTGTGGAGCTGGGTCTCGGAGCGGACCGTCGACCGCAAGGGCCTGACCGTCCGTGCCCGGCGGGTGGAGACCGGCCCGTTCGCGCACATGGACATCCACTGGCAGTACTTCAAGGTGCCCGGCGGCACCCGGATGAAGTGGACCCAGGACTTCGCGATGAAGCCGGACGCCCCGGTGGACGACGCGTGGATGACCGACAACATCAACCGCAACTCGCCGATCCAGATGGCGCTCATCCGGGACAAGATCGAGAAGCGCCAGCGCGAGGGCCGCGCGCCCGCGGTCAGCCGGGTCTGA
- a CDS encoding NADPH-dependent FMN reductase: MHVLVLSGSLRAGSVNTRLGSLVAESVTRAGATAQSLTLGDFPMPPYDGDTEAEEGLPPGALALRERIEAAQALIIASPEYNASVPGVLKNAIDWVSRYRPQPFKDKQTLLVSASPSMVGGNRGLWALRVPLEHLGARVYPDMFSLAGAHQAFTADGALTDPGLGERLTTTIDSFLDLAEADTRYLCLQRRWYEFLGDRTDAPVTSRAQD; the protein is encoded by the coding sequence CTGCACGTCCTCGTCCTGTCGGGGTCCTTGCGCGCCGGGTCCGTCAACACCCGACTCGGCTCCCTGGTCGCGGAATCGGTGACCCGGGCCGGCGCCACCGCGCAATCCCTCACGCTCGGCGACTTCCCGATGCCGCCGTACGACGGCGACACGGAGGCCGAGGAGGGACTGCCGCCCGGGGCCCTCGCGCTGCGCGAGCGGATCGAGGCCGCGCAGGCGCTGATCATCGCCTCGCCCGAGTACAACGCCTCCGTCCCCGGCGTCCTGAAGAACGCCATCGACTGGGTGTCCCGCTACCGCCCGCAGCCCTTCAAGGACAAGCAGACCCTGCTGGTCTCCGCCTCGCCCTCGATGGTCGGCGGCAACCGCGGACTGTGGGCTCTGCGGGTCCCGCTGGAGCACCTCGGGGCGCGCGTCTACCCCGACATGTTCAGCCTGGCGGGCGCGCACCAGGCGTTCACCGCCGACGGCGCCCTCACCGACCCGGGCCTCGGCGAGCGGCTCACCACGACGATCGACTCCTTCCTCGACCTCGCCGAGGCCGACACCCGCTACCTGTGCCTCCAGCGCCGCTGGTACGAGTTCCTGGGCGATCGCACCGACGCCCCGGTGACCTCCCGCGCCCAGGACTGA
- a CDS encoding TcmI family type II polyketide cyclase translates to MNQTHRALIVARMAPGSAPDIADLFAGSDAGELPHLVGVTRRSLFQFGDVYLHLIESDRPPGPAIAKVTEHPEFRDLSDRLTAYISPHNPDTWRSPKDAMAHEFYRWENPGAK, encoded by the coding sequence ATGAACCAGACGCACCGCGCTCTCATCGTCGCCCGGATGGCGCCGGGATCGGCACCGGACATCGCCGACCTCTTCGCCGGCTCCGACGCGGGTGAACTCCCGCACCTGGTGGGGGTGACGCGCCGCAGCCTGTTCCAGTTCGGCGACGTCTACCTGCACCTGATCGAGTCGGACCGGCCGCCCGGCCCGGCCATCGCGAAGGTCACCGAGCACCCCGAGTTCCGGGACCTCAGCGACCGGCTGACCGCCTACATCAGCCCGCACAACCCGGACACCTGGCGCAGTCCCAAGGACGCCATGGCCCACGAGTTCTACCGCTGGGAGAACCCCGGCGCGAAGTGA